A section of the Salmo salar chromosome ssa05, Ssal_v3.1, whole genome shotgun sequence genome encodes:
- the LOC106605366 gene encoding CD83 antigen isoform X1: MFFQLVCILAASVQCGLTQNMPTQEVKSICGEDSILKCKAICKPGVQYRAVRWYKLGEEPSDKESGLLMKRLSPKSTTLWYAGLEREVELLADDSFDILLPNVTAVDNGRYKCLLAAPVGEQNQEGQVHLRVTGCLESTDQSEERDTILVLSIVGLVAALLIFTISYVILRNMLLQRSKKYPQEPLLDAPLEKKDLMLIYTLGPNWSRQGSIKHVCV, from the exons ATGTTTTTTCAACTCGTCTGCATTCTAG cTGCCTCCGTGCAATGTGGGCTCACACAGAATATGCCTACCCAGGAAGTGAAGTCAATTTGTGGAGAGGACTCAATTCTGAAATGTAAAGCAATATGTAAGCCTGGGGTCCAGTACCGGGCAGTGAGGTGGTACAAG CTAGGTGAGGAGCCCTCTGATAAGGAGTCTGGTCTATTGATGAAGAGGCTATCACCTAAAAGCACCACCCTATGGTACGCCGGTCTGGAGCGGGAAGTGGAACTTTTGGCTGATGATTCTTTCGATATCTTGCTGCCCAATGTAACGGCTGTTGATAACGGGAGGTACAAGTGTCTCCTGGCAGCACCTGTAGGAGAGCAGAACCAGGAAGGGCAGGTTCACCTCAGAGTGACAG GTTGCCTTGAGTCCACAGACCAATCAGAAGAAAGGGATACCATCCTAGTTCTTTCCATTGTGGGGCTTGTGGCAGCATTGCTGATATTCACCATCAGCTAT GTCATCCTAAGGAATATGTTATTGCAAAGGAGTAAGAAGTATCCACAAGAACCACTTCTAGATGCACCCCTTGAGAAGAAAGATTTAATGTTGATTTACACTCTGGGGCCAAACTGGTCGAGACAGGGTTCCATAaaacatgtctgtgtgtga
- the LOC106605366 gene encoding CD83 antigen isoform X2 has translation MFFQLVCILAASVQCGLTQNMPTQEVKSICGEDSILKCKAICKPGVQYRAVRWYKLGEEPSDKESGLLMKRLSPKSTTLWYAGLEREVELLADDSFDILLPNVTAVDNGRYKCLLAAPVGEQNQEGQVHLRVTGCLESTDQSEERDTILVLSIVGLVAALLIFTISYVILRNMLLQRSKKYPQEPLLDAPLEKKDTSQQDVI, from the exons ATGTTTTTTCAACTCGTCTGCATTCTAG cTGCCTCCGTGCAATGTGGGCTCACACAGAATATGCCTACCCAGGAAGTGAAGTCAATTTGTGGAGAGGACTCAATTCTGAAATGTAAAGCAATATGTAAGCCTGGGGTCCAGTACCGGGCAGTGAGGTGGTACAAG CTAGGTGAGGAGCCCTCTGATAAGGAGTCTGGTCTATTGATGAAGAGGCTATCACCTAAAAGCACCACCCTATGGTACGCCGGTCTGGAGCGGGAAGTGGAACTTTTGGCTGATGATTCTTTCGATATCTTGCTGCCCAATGTAACGGCTGTTGATAACGGGAGGTACAAGTGTCTCCTGGCAGCACCTGTAGGAGAGCAGAACCAGGAAGGGCAGGTTCACCTCAGAGTGACAG GTTGCCTTGAGTCCACAGACCAATCAGAAGAAAGGGATACCATCCTAGTTCTTTCCATTGTGGGGCTTGTGGCAGCATTGCTGATATTCACCATCAGCTAT GTCATCCTAAGGAATATGTTATTGCAAAGGAGTAAGAAGTATCCACAAGAACCACTTCTAGATGCACCCCTTGAGAAGAAAGAT